The genome window TAGTATCAAAGCTCCATCCTCTAACTGAATTTCCCCCAATTTCCTTGCTCTTAAAAATTCGGAAATAATGGCGACATCCTGATAAATCGTCTTGACTGATACCTTGAATTTGACGGACAGGTCTTTTAAAGAACTTTTCCCCAGGTCGTTTTCCATATAAGCGATGATGTCTAACGCTCTCTTGTTCATAGCCTTCTCCTTTTCTCATTATTTTCGCCGCTTATATTTTTTATTCTTAAATTTTCTCAATTAATATTAAAATACTTTTTTTATGTTTTTATCTTATCATTTTTACATAAATTTGAACAGTTAAAAAAGAGTCTTTTCAATTTACTTGGTTTGAACGGTATCTTTTTTCTTTATTTTTCTCGATATAGAAAAAACAAAAAAGAACCCTAACTCCGCCCATCGGCTGTTAAGGTTCTTTTTTATCCTATTTATTTTTCAGCGGCACTTCCGACCTATGCCCAAGGGTTACTGCTTTCCGGCTGACGAATTCCTCCCAGCAAAAACTGTTCCCACATATACCATTTTCCATCTTTCGCATTGCGCATCTTAACCTGCCGGGGCGAATCTGCTCCGCCGGAAAAAAGGTTCAGTTTAGCATAGCCCTCCCCCGTATAAGAGTACGGTTCTTCACTAACTACCACGGTATAGGGCTGAGCCGGTGTATAGTCATTGGCCGGAACTGCTCCCACAAAATAGGAGCGCGGCACATAATCCTTGTCCATAAACCGGTCAGCAATAAACTGTTTCTCCACGCCGTTTAAAGGTCTGGGGCCTCTTAAAAAATCCAACATCTCCAAAGATAATGCCTTGTTTTGCGGATAAACGCACAGCGCTAGCACTGTCAGAGCTGCGGTATCAAAGGGCGTTGCCATCTGCGCCTGCGGCAGCATTTTAAATTCTTCGATACTCTGCGGAATCCCGGGAAACACAATTCTTTCACTTCTAAGCATAGTCGTCACTCTCCTCTTCTTTGTCTGTTATTATTCTGTACCAATCCGGCCGGGAAAAGGGTTCAACACATGGAAAGCTTTTCGGTCTTTTCCTCTTTTCCCTCTTTTTTCCCTGTGACTGTACATTTTTATTATAAGGATTCCCTGACGAAATTGCAATAGGAAATATTTTTTTCGGTACATAAACCACGCCACAGCCCTTACCAATCCCGATACCCGCCTTTTCCTTTAAGTTCCTTATTCTGTCACATCTAAAAACAATCCCTCATTGTTATTTCCCTGCTTTTTCTGCCACGGAAGCTCATCGTCGGCGGCTTTAAAATTATACACCGGCTTCATGATATCAATAATATCAACCGAGTCGCCAATCACATCAATGATGTCATCAATTGATTTATACGCCATCGGCGCTTCGTCAATAGTCTGTTCATTGACGGATGTGCTGTATATACCTGCCATCGCCGCTTGATATGCTGCCAGATCAATCTTTTCTTTGGCTTTGCTTCTGGACATAATTCGGCCGGCACCATGCGGCGCGGAATAGTTCCACTCCGGATTGCCCTTGCCTACAGCGAGCACAGAACCGTCGCGCATATTAATCGGAATCAGCACCTTCTCCCCCTGATGGGCGGCAATTGCGCCTTTGCGCAAAATCATCTCCTTGGTATCAATGTAGTTATGAATCGTATGAAATGCTTCCATCGCCGTCATACCGGTTCTTTCCAGAATAATCTCCACCATTTTTTCTCTGTTTCTGCGGGCAAACCGCTGACAAATTTCCACATCATGCAAATAATCCTCAAGGAAAGAGCCATAAAGCCAGCACAACTCCTCCGGCACATCCGGCGTCTTGACTTTATATTCTTTTTCCAGCACTGTCAGTGTACTTTGAATTTCACTGCATCTGCCTTCCGCTTTATATGTGCTGATAATTTCCTCGAGTCTGCTCAAATAATCCTCTTTGCCGGCCTGTAAATCAATGGCCAGCTGCTGATAAAGTTCGGCAACCTGTTTTCCCAGATTTCGGCTGCCGGAGTGGATCACCAGATAAAATGCGCCATCCGAGGCCTGATCAATCTCAATAAAATGATTGCCCCCACCCAGAGTGCCGAGAGAACGCTCCAGTCTTTTGGCATCCCGCAGCTGGCGGTAACATATCAGGCCGGTCAGGTCAAAGTGCTCTATCCGCCCTTCCCAAGTATTCATGCCCGACGGAATAAAGTGCGCCGCCGCGTCAACTTTTTCAAAATCAATGGTTTTTGCCGTCAGCCTGACGGTATACATGCCGCAGCCGATATCAACTCCGACAATATTCGGGCAGACCTTTTCCTTGATGGTCATGGTCGTTCCCACCGTGCAGCCTTTGCCGGCATGAACATCGGGCATAATGCGAATCTGGCTGCCCTCGGTCAGCGCACAGTCGCACAGTTTTTTAATCTGCTCGACAGCACTGTCGTCAACCACCTTGGCGTAGCAGACGGCAGTATTTATTTTTCCCTGTATTTTAAACATAGTATCCCTCTCTTCCAAAAAACGGCGGACTCTTGTCCGGTCCGCCGCTTTATGCTATGCCGCTATTTTAGCATAGCGTTCGCTGCCCAGCACTTCCATCATAAAGTTGTACGGTGAAAGGACTCCGCCTGCCACCATTGAAAAAATGCGGGGCGTTACTCCTGACACCAGCGCCACTCCTTGCTCATTTTGCGTAACCGGCTGCTGCCGATTCCGGCTGGCCACATTCCAGAAAATGATCTGCGGGAGCTCGGAAAACTCTACTTCCTTTTCCGCCAGCGTAATATTTTTCATAAAGTTCTCTCCGTACCAATTGGCAGTAAGATAAGGCGCAACCAGTTCATAGGGCGCAACATGATCGGCATGCAAAGTTGCTGCTCCGGCGGCAACGGCATTGATAAAAGCGTTATAGCGCTCCTTGTCGTTACGGATAAAAGCTTTTCTGTATTTAAACAGAGCCTTTGACGGCTGCTTTTCATAGTCAAAGGAATAGTCCTTTTCCCGCAGGTTGTTTTCAATGATACGAACTTTTCGGCGCAGCGCTGTCAAAGCCTTCCTATAATCCGCTGCCGAAAGGCCAAGCGCCCTTGCCATTTTCTTGCCCCAAGTTTTGGTCCTTACGCAAGTCATCATAGCGTCCGTACTCGGCAACATACTCTATGTTTTTGCGAACGGATCCCGGCTCATTTGCCGCCAGCCAGTTAAAGATTACCCGAAATACCCGTCTTTCTCCCAATCCGCCTCTGATATCCCTGGCAAAAAAGAGCAGTTTCATGGCGATATCCGCATTTTCTGTATATGCGTGAACAAAACGGCTAATAATCTCCGTCTCTCCCTCCCGGCGAAGTGCGCCGATAGCGGCAAAAAGGTCAAGACACTCGGAGCCTGTCGAGGCAAAGGCGGCCGCTCCGTTTTCCGTTAAGGTCCTATTCGCTTCTTGTTTCATATATTCCAGCATGAAATTTCCTCCTTTTATTCATCCTTAGCGTAGCTTTTCCCGGTTTGATAAAATCATCCTTTTTTCTTAGCGGTTCGCAAAATATTTCATTCCTATTGGCGAAAAGATCGTGCTTTTTTGATTGACATTCCGCTTAAAAAGTTAAGTCATCCCGTTACAAGGCACCGTTTGCGGTGGACTTAAGCCCACAAAGGTGATTTTTCATCACCAGATAACCATTTATCCCGAATTGCTGTTGGTGCCTTTAGCTCGGACAAGGCACATTTCGTTTTCCGGACTTCGTCCGTTAGCGATGAGAGTTAGCAGTTCTCGGCCAATATAGGTTGCTGTTTGCGCCTTTCCAAGATGCTTTTTCATTCAAACCCGGGTCATGCCCGGTGCCCGCCTAAAGCGGGTCATCAGTTTTGCGGTAAATGAATTGCTGTATGCATTTTTTGTTTTGCTGACAATGCTATTTTATCAATTCAGCTGCCGCTTATCACGGAAAAAAAGTTGCGAACCCCTTATTTCTATATCAAACATCTTCGGTTTCGTGCTTGAAAAATTCATATATTTCCTGTATGATTT of Lachnospiraceae bacterium oral taxon 500 contains these proteins:
- a CDS encoding RNA-splicing ligase RtcB — translated: MFKIQGKINTAVCYAKVVDDSAVEQIKKLCDCALTEGSQIRIMPDVHAGKGCTVGTTMTIKEKVCPNIVGVDIGCGMYTVRLTAKTIDFEKVDAAAHFIPSGMNTWEGRIEHFDLTGLICYRQLRDAKRLERSLGTLGGGNHFIEIDQASDGAFYLVIHSGSRNLGKQVAELYQQLAIDLQAGKEDYLSRLEEIISTYKAEGRCSEIQSTLTVLEKEYKVKTPDVPEELCWLYGSFLEDYLHDVEICQRFARRNREKMVEIILERTGMTAMEAFHTIHNYIDTKEMILRKGAIAAHQGEKVLIPINMRDGSVLAVGKGNPEWNYSAPHGAGRIMSRSKAKEKIDLAAYQAAMAGIYSTSVNEQTIDEAPMAYKSIDDIIDVIGDSVDIIDIMKPVYNFKAADDELPWQKKQGNNNEGLFLDVTE